In Natrinema amylolyticum, the following are encoded in one genomic region:
- a CDS encoding polyprenyl synthetase family protein translates to MELLERRRALIEERLVEVVEGVEPETLSEEVRHVALSGGKRVRPMVTLLACETVGGRAEDAVEFGVGIELVHSASLVVDDIIDRSELRRGTTSAWAEFGHGPAIITSDGLLGEAFALFSANPDATRVVAEAMVELGIGEATELSAEPANEEEYMTLARRKTGALFRAAAELGAIATDSDPVTVEALGEYAERVGVAFQIRDDVLDAVADPEELGKPTGHDAALERPSVVQVTDLTPDEANAHARREADRAIDALDRVEVADPEARQYLLDLAEFVVERER, encoded by the coding sequence ATGGAACTGCTGGAGCGCCGACGGGCGCTGATCGAGGAGCGTCTCGTCGAGGTAGTCGAGGGGGTCGAACCCGAGACGCTCAGCGAGGAGGTTCGCCACGTCGCGCTCTCGGGCGGGAAACGCGTCCGACCGATGGTGACGCTACTGGCCTGCGAGACGGTCGGCGGACGGGCCGAGGACGCGGTCGAGTTCGGCGTCGGCATCGAACTCGTCCACAGCGCCTCGCTCGTCGTCGACGACATCATCGACCGCTCGGAACTCCGGCGCGGGACGACCAGCGCCTGGGCCGAGTTCGGCCACGGGCCGGCGATCATTACCAGCGACGGGCTATTAGGCGAGGCGTTCGCACTCTTTTCGGCGAATCCGGACGCCACGCGCGTCGTCGCCGAGGCGATGGTCGAACTCGGCATCGGCGAGGCGACCGAGCTCTCGGCCGAGCCCGCGAACGAGGAGGAGTATATGACGCTGGCACGGCGCAAGACCGGCGCGCTGTTCCGGGCCGCGGCCGAACTCGGGGCGATCGCCACCGACTCCGATCCCGTCACCGTCGAGGCACTCGGCGAGTACGCCGAACGGGTCGGGGTCGCCTTCCAGATCAGGGACGACGTGTTAGACGCCGTCGCCGATCCCGAAGAACTCGGCAAACCCACCGGTCACGACGCCGCCTTAGAGCGCCCGTCGGTCGTCCAGGTGACGGATCTCACGCCCGACGAGGCGAACGCCCACGCTCGGCGGGAAGCCGATCGGGCGATCGACGCCCTCGATCGGGTCGAGGTCGCCGACCCCGAAGCGCGGCAGTACCTCCTCGATCTCGCCGAATTCGTCGTCGAGCGGGAACGATAG
- a CDS encoding MBL fold metallo-hydrolase: protein MERISLSNSAFEGDNNAYLFADGSETVLIDTGDWMATTREQLEAALSERGLEFADVDRIFLTHWHHDHCGLAGEIQAESGAEVYVHADDAALVEGDEDAWDAMYDRQKRYFEEWGMPEDRQDVLLERMADGETTVETPTVTAFEDGDTFAVGDTELEVVHTSGHAAGLSMFEAVIDGERQVFSGDALLPVYTPNVGGADVRVERPLEKYLRALQGIVDADYARAWPGHRDPIDDPAGRAQYIIDHHEERSWRVLDALDRLGPCDTWTVSAELFGDLDGIHILHGPGESYAHLEHLERAGTVVREGTEYRLADGVSDELAATDGERWDLEY from the coding sequence ATGGAACGCATTTCGCTCTCGAACTCGGCGTTCGAAGGCGACAACAACGCCTACCTCTTCGCCGACGGTTCGGAGACGGTACTGATCGATACCGGCGACTGGATGGCGACGACTCGCGAGCAACTCGAGGCGGCCCTGTCCGAGCGCGGACTCGAGTTCGCCGACGTCGACCGGATCTTTCTGACTCACTGGCACCACGACCACTGCGGACTGGCCGGCGAAATCCAGGCCGAGAGCGGTGCCGAGGTGTACGTCCACGCCGACGACGCGGCGCTCGTTGAGGGCGACGAGGACGCCTGGGACGCGATGTACGACCGCCAGAAGCGGTACTTCGAGGAATGGGGGATGCCCGAAGACCGGCAGGACGTCCTGCTCGAGCGGATGGCCGACGGCGAGACGACGGTCGAGACGCCGACCGTGACGGCGTTCGAAGACGGCGACACCTTCGCAGTCGGCGATACCGAACTCGAGGTCGTCCATACCTCCGGTCACGCCGCCGGTCTCAGCATGTTCGAAGCGGTCATCGACGGGGAACGGCAGGTCTTCTCCGGCGATGCCTTGCTGCCCGTCTACACGCCCAACGTCGGCGGCGCTGACGTCCGCGTCGAGCGCCCGCTCGAGAAGTACCTCCGCGCGCTGCAGGGGATCGTCGACGCCGACTACGCCCGCGCGTGGCCGGGCCATCGCGACCCGATCGACGATCCCGCCGGGCGAGCCCAGTATATCATCGACCACCACGAAGAGCGTTCCTGGCGAGTTCTCGACGCGCTGGACCGACTCGGTCCCTGCGATACGTGGACCGTCAGCGCTGAGCTGTTCGGTGACCTCGACGGCATCCACATCCTCCACGGTCCCGGCGAGTCCTACGCGCACTTAGAACACCTCGAGCGAGCGGGGACCGTCGTCCGCGAGGGCACCGAGTATCGACTCGCCGACGGCGTTTCGGACGAACTGGCCGCGACCGACGGGGAGCGCTGGGACCTCGAGTACTGA
- a CDS encoding electron transfer flavoprotein subunit beta/FixA family protein yields the protein MKILVTVKEVATVEDEFEIEGTEIAEQYLGADLNEWDDYAIEEAVQLQEDGIADEVVTVTIGPEECEQTIRQALAKGADRAVRVWDDSLEGVDLLDVNAKTEILSAVIEEEDPDLVLSGVQAGDDSFAATGVSVAENLGFQWGAVVNHLEHDLDDGIASVRRELEGGVEELTDIELPAVLTIQTGINEPRYASLRGIRQAQKKPMDVKALADIGVDESTIETELELTDMYEPESESDATFWEGSPEETASELGDLLRDKGVAQ from the coding sequence ATGAAAATTCTCGTTACGGTCAAAGAGGTGGCGACCGTCGAAGACGAGTTCGAAATCGAGGGAACCGAAATCGCGGAGCAGTACCTCGGTGCCGATCTCAACGAGTGGGACGATTACGCGATCGAAGAGGCCGTTCAGCTTCAAGAGGACGGCATCGCCGACGAAGTCGTGACGGTCACCATCGGTCCGGAAGAGTGCGAACAGACCATCCGACAGGCCCTCGCGAAGGGTGCCGACCGCGCCGTTCGCGTTTGGGACGACTCCCTCGAGGGCGTCGACCTGCTCGACGTCAACGCGAAGACGGAGATTCTGAGCGCCGTCATCGAGGAAGAGGACCCGGATCTCGTGCTCTCGGGCGTCCAGGCCGGCGACGACAGCTTCGCCGCGACCGGCGTCTCCGTCGCCGAGAACCTCGGCTTCCAGTGGGGGGCCGTCGTCAACCACCTCGAGCACGACCTCGACGACGGGATCGCCTCCGTCCGACGCGAACTCGAGGGCGGCGTCGAGGAGCTGACCGACATCGAGCTGCCGGCGGTCCTGACGATCCAGACGGGGATCAACGAGCCGCGCTACGCCAGCCTCCGGGGCATCCGGCAGGCGCAGAAGAAACCGATGGACGTCAAGGCTCTGGCCGACATCGGCGTCGACGAGAGCACTATCGAAACCGAACTCGAGCTGACGGACATGTACGAGCCGGAAAGCGAGAGCGACGCGACGTTCTGGGAGGGAAGCCCCGAAGAGACCGCCTCGGAGCTGGGTGACCTGCTCCGCGACAAGGGGGTGGCACAATGA
- the sugE gene encoding quaternary ammonium compound efflux SMR transporter SugE, translating into MSWLLLFVAGLFEIAWAIGLHYSDGLSRPVPTVGTAVALLLSMVLLARAVRDLPIGTAYAVWTGIGAVGTATLGIVLLDEPATLARLAFLSLIVVGIVGLNLVSGGH; encoded by the coding sequence ATGTCTTGGCTGCTCCTGTTCGTCGCGGGACTGTTCGAAATCGCGTGGGCGATCGGACTCCACTACTCCGACGGGCTCTCGAGACCGGTACCGACGGTCGGGACGGCCGTCGCGCTCCTCCTGAGCATGGTCCTCCTCGCACGGGCGGTCCGGGACCTGCCCATCGGAACCGCGTACGCGGTCTGGACCGGAATCGGCGCGGTCGGAACGGCGACGCTCGGGATCGTCCTGCTCGACGAACCCGCGACCCTCGCCCGGCTCGCGTTTCTGTCGCTCATCGTCGTCGGAATCGTCGGCCTCAATCTCGTCTCGGGCGGTCACTGA
- a CDS encoding DUF373 family protein yields MLLVLCVDLDDDLGRKTGFSTPVIGRDPVEEAAVALATADPEDSDVNVIFQGVNIYDDLTERDESVEVAVVTGNDEGDVSANREVGDEVDTVLASLSTAEDVTALVVTDGAQDESVIPIIRSRVPIDGVRRVVVRQAQNLESMYYTIKQVLNDPETRGTVLIPLGILLLIYPLALVGSVLEMPGFVLGTTSALLGFYLISRGLGLGDRLDAAVERARRSLYAGRTTLLAYVVAAALFVLGGVSGMDTLESVRASTDGTLEAPVMLAALVNGAIRWFAAAGLTTSLGQITDEYIAGSLEWRYLNAPFYVLSIAVVLHAVSAFFLEDVGITYLAAALTAGTLLGISSTLTFAVAESRFSDADRDEGRRGAERV; encoded by the coding sequence ATGCTGCTGGTCCTCTGTGTCGATCTCGACGACGATCTCGGTCGCAAGACCGGGTTCTCGACCCCGGTCATCGGTCGCGATCCGGTCGAGGAGGCGGCCGTCGCGCTCGCGACCGCAGACCCGGAGGACTCCGACGTCAACGTCATTTTTCAAGGGGTAAATATCTACGACGACCTCACCGAACGCGACGAGAGCGTCGAGGTCGCCGTCGTCACCGGGAACGACGAGGGCGACGTCAGCGCCAACCGCGAGGTCGGTGACGAAGTCGATACCGTCCTCGCGAGCCTCTCGACCGCGGAGGACGTCACCGCGCTGGTCGTCACCGACGGCGCACAGGACGAATCCGTCATCCCGATCATCCGCTCGCGCGTCCCCATCGACGGCGTCCGGCGGGTCGTCGTCCGACAGGCACAGAACTTGGAGTCGATGTACTACACGATCAAGCAGGTGTTAAACGACCCCGAAACGCGCGGGACGGTGCTCATTCCGCTGGGGATCCTCCTGTTGATCTACCCGCTCGCACTGGTCGGTTCTGTACTGGAGATGCCCGGCTTCGTGCTGGGGACGACGTCGGCGCTGCTCGGCTTCTATCTCATTTCGCGGGGACTGGGCCTCGGCGACCGACTGGATGCGGCCGTCGAACGCGCTCGCCGCTCGCTGTACGCCGGCCGAACGACGCTGCTGGCGTACGTCGTCGCCGCGGCGCTGTTCGTCCTCGGCGGGGTCAGCGGGATGGACACCCTCGAGTCAGTTCGTGCGTCGACCGACGGCACGCTCGAAGCGCCCGTCATGCTCGCGGCGCTGGTCAACGGGGCAATCCGCTGGTTCGCCGCCGCGGGGCTGACCACCAGCCTCGGACAGATCACCGACGAGTACATCGCCGGCTCGCTCGAGTGGCGCTATCTGAACGCGCCCTTCTACGTGCTCTCGATCGCGGTCGTCCTCCACGCGGTGAGCGCGTTCTTCCTCGAGGATGTGGGGATCACCTATCTCGCGGCGGCGCTGACGGCAGGGACGCTGCTCGGAATCTCGAGTACGCTCACCTTCGCCGTCGCCGAGTCGCGGTTCTCGGACGCGGATCGGGACGAGGGCCGGCGCGGGGCCGAACGGGTCTGA
- a CDS encoding DUF7345 domain-containing protein: protein MRMSTAATLALTVLLATTTLGAVAATPSGQSQPTAERSPPAPSPSTAVIEPSNAVSSAAAPPPLERPDTRQVIRIRVTDTGNAEWTIESRFRITNETEADTFSEYADAVVSGQRDVRYDPRLFTRYASLAAESTGREMAIENEGWGESRIEERERENDQPSDGEPVRIGVISYTFTWTNFAVVDGDRIHVGDSFQSDDWTMLRTVSSGQRLVIKPPSNYGFVDAPTGTENGALVWDGPHEFDENGLQITILAGAGPASQSPRFPGGGWLLAAVLGLVIIVGAVAYLLTRRGLEIPVSSDRLSSLEIATRLDRDGGVDDGETATTNGNDGSEADTPPTADSAAAGDPGRGTHLEFEEPVEDEIDPELLSDEERVLRLLKENGGRMKQGSIVSETGWSNAKVSQLLSKMADDDEIEKLRIGRENLITLPGVDPTEVD from the coding sequence ATGCGGATGTCCACTGCCGCCACACTCGCCCTCACGGTCCTCCTTGCTACAACCACGCTGGGGGCAGTGGCCGCCACACCGTCGGGACAGTCCCAGCCGACGGCCGAGCGGTCCCCACCAGCGCCCTCGCCGTCCACCGCCGTCATCGAGCCGTCGAACGCCGTCTCGTCCGCGGCGGCTCCGCCGCCGCTCGAGCGACCCGATACTCGGCAGGTCATCAGGATTCGAGTCACTGATACCGGGAACGCGGAATGGACGATCGAGAGCCGATTCCGCATAACGAACGAGACGGAGGCCGACACGTTCTCCGAGTACGCCGATGCGGTCGTCTCGGGTCAGCGAGACGTCCGGTACGACCCTCGGTTGTTCACGCGGTACGCGAGTCTCGCGGCCGAGTCGACCGGCCGCGAGATGGCCATCGAGAACGAAGGATGGGGCGAATCCCGAATCGAGGAGCGCGAGCGCGAGAACGACCAGCCGTCGGACGGAGAGCCCGTTCGGATCGGCGTCATCTCGTACACGTTTACGTGGACGAACTTCGCCGTCGTCGACGGCGACCGGATTCACGTCGGTGATTCGTTCCAGAGCGATGACTGGACGATGCTTCGGACGGTGAGTTCCGGTCAGCGGCTCGTCATCAAGCCGCCGTCAAACTACGGCTTCGTCGATGCGCCGACGGGGACGGAAAACGGTGCGCTCGTCTGGGACGGTCCCCACGAGTTCGACGAGAACGGACTCCAGATCACCATTCTGGCGGGCGCTGGTCCGGCTTCGCAGTCACCCCGCTTTCCGGGCGGCGGATGGCTGCTCGCTGCCGTGCTGGGCCTCGTGATTATCGTCGGTGCCGTGGCATATCTGCTCACGCGGCGGGGTCTCGAGATCCCCGTCTCGTCCGACCGGCTTTCGTCGCTCGAGATCGCCACGAGACTCGATCGCGACGGGGGCGTCGACGACGGCGAGACCGCCACGACCAACGGAAACGACGGTTCCGAAGCGGACACGCCCCCGACGGCCGACTCGGCCGCCGCTGGCGACCCCGGCAGGGGGACCCACCTCGAGTTCGAGGAACCGGTCGAAGACGAGATCGACCCCGAACTGTTGAGCGACGAGGAACGCGTCCTGCGACTACTCAAAGAAAACGGCGGTCGGATGAAACAGGGCTCGATCGTCTCTGAGACCGGGTGGTCGAACGCCAAGGTGTCCCAGTTGCTCTCGAAGATGGCCGACGACGACGAGATCGAGAAGCTCCGAATCGGTCGGGAGAACCTCATCACCTTACCGGGCGTCGATCCGACCGAGGTCGATTGA
- a CDS encoding TRAM domain-containing protein, translated as MADCPLADDCPEFSERISGMGCQHYGDRGGKEWCNHYGQPIEDLKTQPVKSGEEVVIDVVDMHESGAGVGRTEDGFIVMVDGVLPEARARVEITRVHSNHARAEELELLPMDADGEDVDADGDEAADTGVDGDVTADDETDDGDDGPERERLGSRDNFWGS; from the coding sequence ATGGCAGACTGTCCACTCGCCGACGACTGCCCGGAATTCTCCGAACGGATTTCGGGAATGGGATGTCAACACTACGGCGACCGGGGTGGCAAGGAGTGGTGTAACCACTACGGCCAGCCGATCGAGGATCTCAAGACGCAGCCGGTCAAGTCGGGCGAGGAAGTCGTCATCGACGTCGTCGACATGCACGAAAGCGGTGCCGGCGTCGGCCGCACCGAGGACGGGTTCATCGTGATGGTCGACGGCGTCCTGCCGGAAGCCCGTGCGCGAGTCGAGATCACGCGGGTCCACAGCAATCACGCACGCGCCGAGGAACTGGAACTCCTGCCGATGGACGCCGACGGTGAGGACGTGGACGCGGACGGAGACGAGGCGGCCGACACGGGTGTGGACGGCGACGTCACGGCCGACGACGAAACGGACGACGGCGACGACGGCCCCGAGCGCGAGCGACTCGGCAGCCGCGATAACTTCTGGGGCTCGTAA
- a CDS encoding electron transfer flavoprotein subunit alpha/FixB family protein: protein MTDVLAVADHRRGELRDVSYELITAGRQLADETGGDLHLAVISGTVDDFADKLNRDGVDAIHTVDHGEEFNHDVYTQAITQLYDEVAPQYVLTPNSVNGLDYAPAVANELDLPVVTDTIDLDNDGETLVATREMYGGKVETTNRLEGDAVVTIRGAEWPAAEGTGDAAIEAFDAEIDEDAIGSTVNGFEEVGGGDVDISEAELLVSIGRGIEEEENLDLIRDLADALGATLSSSRPIVDNGWLPKNRQVGQSGKVVTPDVYIAIGISGAVQHVAGMKGSDTIVAINTDPNAPIMDIADYAIVDDLFDVVPELIEEFEG, encoded by the coding sequence ATGACGGACGTCCTCGCGGTCGCGGACCACCGCCGCGGCGAACTGCGCGACGTCAGCTACGAGCTCATCACGGCCGGCCGCCAGCTCGCGGACGAGACCGGCGGCGACCTCCACCTCGCGGTCATCAGCGGCACCGTCGACGACTTCGCCGACAAGCTCAACCGCGACGGCGTCGACGCGATCCACACCGTCGACCACGGCGAGGAGTTCAACCACGACGTCTACACGCAGGCGATCACGCAGCTCTACGACGAGGTCGCCCCCCAGTACGTCCTGACGCCCAACAGCGTCAACGGACTCGACTACGCGCCCGCGGTCGCCAACGAACTCGATCTGCCGGTCGTCACCGACACGATCGACCTCGACAACGACGGCGAGACGCTCGTCGCGACCCGCGAGATGTACGGCGGCAAGGTCGAGACGACCAACCGACTTGAGGGCGACGCGGTCGTCACGATCCGCGGTGCCGAGTGGCCCGCTGCAGAGGGCACCGGCGACGCCGCGATCGAGGCATTCGACGCGGAGATCGACGAGGACGCGATCGGCTCGACCGTCAACGGCTTCGAGGAAGTCGGCGGCGGCGACGTCGACATCAGCGAGGCCGAACTCCTCGTCTCGATCGGCCGCGGGATCGAAGAGGAGGAGAACCTCGACCTGATCCGTGATCTGGCGGACGCGCTCGGCGCGACGCTGTCCTCGTCGCGGCCGATCGTCGACAACGGCTGGCTGCCCAAGAACCGACAGGTCGGTCAGTCCGGAAAGGTCGTCACCCCCGACGTCTACATCGCCATCGGTATCTCCGGCGCGGTCCAGCACGTCGCCGGAATGAAGGGCTCGGACACGATCGTCGCGATCAACACCGACCCCAACGCGCCGATCATGGACATCGCCGACTACGCGATCGTCGATGACCTCTTCGACGTCGTGCCGGAACTCATCGAAGAGTTCGAAGGGTAA
- a CDS encoding Tfx family DNA-binding protein, translating to MIDDVEELLEEIGFDPETSVLTYRQAQVLALRERDVSQADIADALGTSRANVSSIESSARENVAKARETVAFAEALRAPVRVRVSSGTDLYDVPQMVYDACDEAGVKVDHTAPDLMKIVSDAAGSAVTGRQVSTPLIVGVTSEGMVRVRHQE from the coding sequence GTGATCGACGACGTCGAGGAACTCCTCGAGGAGATCGGCTTCGATCCGGAGACGAGCGTGTTGACCTATCGGCAGGCGCAGGTGCTCGCGTTGCGCGAGCGCGACGTCTCGCAGGCCGACATCGCCGATGCCCTCGGTACCTCGCGGGCGAACGTCTCCTCGATCGAGTCCAGCGCCCGCGAGAACGTGGCGAAGGCCCGCGAGACGGTCGCGTTCGCGGAGGCACTCCGCGCGCCGGTCCGGGTTCGCGTCTCGTCCGGAACCGACCTCTACGACGTTCCACAGATGGTCTACGACGCCTGTGACGAGGCCGGCGTCAAGGTCGACCACACCGCACCGGACCTGATGAAGATCGTCAGCGACGCCGCGGGATCGGCGGTCACCGGCCGTCAGGTATCGACGCCGCTGATCGTCGGCGTGACGTCGGAGGGCATGGTCCGGGTTCGACATCAAGAGTGA
- a CDS encoding PAS domain S-box protein: MAPGIHVLYVDDDPDTCELVATVLERTSEAFDVTTADGGREGLTILDGGSGSDVDCILSDYDMPRMDGLEFFDAVRDRDPAVPFFLVTGTEPGAIATDAIEAGITDYVRKRKLSESAQSTILANRIENAVEKRRAERARAETDRRLERYRTLVENAADPMYALDETGSITAVNDAMVDCVGDDRDELLGSSAEALFTEETVERATDALRGALEADPTDGSRFESAFETGDGNRRISETNVTPLVDDDGSFAGSVGVVREITSRKERERELSEYETILETAPFGLFVLDADATLVWANDEYASGFEESTDELLGIEFPKLVDRGYYRDASTDQYVENVRTLLSSDNDCETATYNVRFRPATGDERIYDVHTKLLPLEDGEFAGTVHALRDITQQQRYRRELERQNERLEEFASLVSHDLRNPLNVAHGHLDMLDERLDDQHVDELRWSLSRMTELVDGLLQLARQGKMIGEQERLSLPSVAREAWATVESTGARLEIDTAAEIYGDESRVRELLENLFRNAVEHGTDGGGGDDADPLVVTIGTIDGTHQSADDSPHSGGFYVEDTGPGLPADRESLFEFGYTTVEDGTGFGLAIVEQIAEAHDWTVTARDRDGGGARFEIGDVTVPTDAPRSSSSL; encoded by the coding sequence ATGGCCCCGGGGATTCACGTCTTGTACGTTGACGACGACCCGGACACGTGCGAACTGGTAGCGACGGTTCTCGAGCGAACGAGCGAGGCGTTCGACGTGACGACCGCCGACGGCGGTCGCGAGGGACTGACGATTCTCGACGGCGGGAGTGGCAGCGACGTTGACTGTATTCTGAGCGACTACGACATGCCCAGGATGGACGGACTCGAGTTCTTCGACGCGGTCCGCGACCGCGATCCGGCGGTTCCGTTTTTCCTCGTCACCGGGACGGAGCCGGGCGCGATCGCGACTGACGCTATCGAGGCGGGGATCACCGACTACGTGCGAAAGAGAAAGCTGTCCGAAAGCGCGCAGTCCACGATCCTCGCGAATCGAATCGAGAACGCCGTCGAGAAACGCCGTGCCGAACGCGCTCGAGCCGAGACCGACCGCCGACTCGAGCGATACCGGACGCTGGTCGAGAACGCCGCCGATCCCATGTACGCGCTCGATGAGACCGGGTCGATCACGGCGGTCAACGACGCGATGGTCGACTGCGTGGGCGACGATCGAGACGAGTTGCTCGGATCGTCCGCCGAGGCCCTCTTTACCGAGGAAACGGTCGAGCGGGCGACCGATGCGCTCCGAGGCGCACTCGAGGCGGATCCGACCGACGGATCGCGCTTCGAATCCGCGTTCGAAACCGGTGACGGGAATCGGCGGATCAGCGAGACGAACGTCACGCCGCTGGTCGACGACGACGGTTCGTTCGCCGGCTCGGTCGGCGTCGTTCGGGAGATCACGAGCCGCAAGGAGCGCGAACGCGAACTCTCGGAGTACGAGACGATCCTCGAGACCGCGCCCTTCGGCCTGTTCGTACTCGACGCGGACGCCACCCTCGTCTGGGCGAACGACGAATACGCGTCCGGCTTCGAGGAGAGCACGGACGAACTCCTCGGGATCGAGTTTCCGAAACTCGTCGACCGCGGCTACTATCGGGACGCATCGACCGACCAGTATGTCGAGAACGTCCGGACACTCCTGTCCTCGGACAACGACTGCGAGACGGCCACGTACAACGTCCGATTTCGCCCGGCCACCGGTGACGAGCGAATCTACGACGTTCACACGAAGCTCCTTCCGCTCGAGGACGGCGAGTTCGCCGGGACGGTCCACGCGCTCCGAGATATCACCCAGCAACAGCGCTACCGGCGCGAACTCGAGCGCCAGAACGAGCGACTCGAGGAGTTCGCCAGCCTCGTGAGCCACGATCTGCGGAACCCACTGAACGTCGCCCACGGGCATCTCGACATGCTCGACGAGCGACTCGACGACCAACACGTCGACGAACTCCGGTGGTCGCTGTCGCGAATGACGGAACTCGTCGACGGGCTCTTGCAACTGGCCCGTCAGGGGAAGATGATCGGCGAGCAGGAGCGACTGTCCCTCCCATCGGTGGCTCGCGAAGCGTGGGCGACCGTCGAAAGCACCGGTGCCCGCCTCGAGATCGACACCGCCGCCGAGATCTACGGCGACGAGTCCCGGGTACGGGAATTGCTCGAGAACCTGTTCCGAAACGCCGTGGAGCACGGAACCGATGGCGGCGGAGGCGACGACGCTGATCCGCTGGTCGTTACGATCGGCACGATCGACGGGACCCACCAGTCGGCCGACGACTCTCCTCATTCGGGCGGGTTTTACGTCGAGGATACCGGGCCGGGACTGCCGGCCGACCGCGAGTCGCTGTTCGAATTCGGCTATACGACGGTCGAAGACGGTACCGGGTTCGGTCTGGCGATCGTCGAGCAGATCGCCGAGGCCCACGACTGGACCGTCACCGCGCGCGACCGCGACGGCGGCGGTGCCCGCTTCGAGATCGGGGACGTGACCGTTCCGACGGACGCTCCCCGTTCCTCGAGTTCGCTGTGA
- a CDS encoding radical SAM protein, translating to MISKGCEQCAKGGKMVLFVYGYCDQRDCFYCPLGENRKNVTDIYANERLVESDEDVLTEAHRMDALGTSITGGEPQEALGRTCHYLELLKDEFGEDHHTHLYTGITGGRENMRRLSEAGLDEIRFHPPYEQWGDLHGTEWEEILHIAREEGLTPAFEIPGIRAEEEFLEFLDEGAAEFCNVNEFEMSDGNYRRMQEQGYELKEDHMSAVDGSREEILDVMGDHEKVYFCTSVFKDAAQHRRRLKRMARNIRREFDDVTDDGTLVYGKTRADPEEFDALGVPEEFYTVKTDHVEVAWWLLEEMIEDGDLEDGEIVEQYPTYDGQVVERTPLA from the coding sequence ATGATCTCGAAGGGCTGTGAGCAGTGCGCGAAAGGTGGCAAGATGGTGCTGTTCGTCTACGGATACTGCGACCAGCGCGACTGCTTTTACTGCCCGCTCGGTGAGAACCGCAAGAACGTCACGGACATCTACGCCAACGAACGACTCGTCGAGAGCGACGAGGACGTGCTGACCGAAGCCCACCGGATGGACGCGCTGGGCACCTCGATCACCGGCGGCGAACCCCAGGAAGCGCTCGGGCGGACCTGTCACTACCTCGAGCTTCTCAAAGACGAGTTCGGTGAGGACCACCACACCCACCTCTACACCGGCATCACCGGCGGCCGCGAGAACATGCGCCGCCTCTCCGAGGCCGGGCTCGACGAGATTCGCTTCCACCCGCCCTACGAACAATGGGGCGACCTCCACGGCACCGAGTGGGAGGAGATCCTCCACATCGCCCGCGAGGAGGGGCTGACCCCTGCCTTCGAAATTCCCGGCATCCGCGCCGAGGAGGAGTTCCTCGAGTTCTTGGACGAGGGCGCGGCCGAGTTCTGTAACGTCAACGAGTTCGAGATGAGCGACGGGAACTACCGCCGGATGCAAGAACAGGGGTACGAACTCAAGGAAGACCACATGAGCGCCGTCGACGGCTCCCGCGAGGAGATCCTCGACGTGATGGGCGATCACGAGAAGGTCTACTTCTGTACCTCCGTGTTCAAAGACGCGGCCCAACACCGCCGTCGCCTCAAACGGATGGCACGAAACATCCGCCGCGAGTTCGACGACGTCACCGACGACGGCACGCTCGTCTACGGCAAGACCCGCGCTGACCCCGAGGAGTTCGACGCTCTCGGCGTCCCCGAGGAGTTCTACACCGTCAAGACCGACCACGTCGAGGTCGCCTGGTGGCTCTTAGAGGAGATGATCGAGGACGGCGACCTCGAGGACGGCGAGATCGTCGAGCAGTATCCGACCTACGACGGACAGGTCGTCGAGCGGACGCCGCTGGCGTAA